ACCGTGGCCGCCGCCGTCCCGGCGTCCGAGAACCCGGGCATCAGGTGGATACTCCCCGTCGTGGCGTTCGTCGTGGTGACCGTCACGTACGTCGGTCCCGCGGTCTTCGTGAACGTCAACGCGTCCCCGTCGGGATCGGTTCCCGTGATCGCCTGATCCGCCGTCACGCCCTCGTTCACGGTCATGTTCGCCGGCTGGCTGAGCGTCGGAGCTTGATTGGTGTTCGCGATCGTCAAAACGGTATTCGTGCTGTCCGTGCCTCCGGCTCCGTCGCTGACCCGCCAGAGGATGTTGTAGGAACCGGCATCGCTGAATCCGGGGGTCCCGGAGATCGTGGCGGTGCGCGGCGAGACGCCGGGGGTCGACGTGAACGTCAAGTCGGCAGGCTTACCGGACTGGGTGATCGTCAGCGTGTTGGTCGCGTCGGCATCGGTCGCGGTCGCCATGATGGGCGTCATGGCCGTGCCCTCGGCGGCCGAAGCCGTCGCGGGAGCCGTGATGTCCGGGAAGGCGTTTCCACCCGTCGGCCCAGACACCCCATCCCGGTCGTACCAGTCGCCCGAGCAAGCAACGTTCGGATCCCCAAGGAGGTACGAGTTGAACCCCAACACAAACCCATCGCAATTCGGCGTGCCCACGAATGTGGTCGGTAGATTCGGATCCGCGTCGATCGGGTGATTCGCGACTTCGACCCCGGGGCTCCCAGAAAGAATCGTCACCGGAATCGAACCGATCGTGAACAAACCCGCGGGCGTGAACGTCCCGAATGTGCGCTGAAAATCAATACTGCAGTCGTGATCGGTGGTCTTTTGACCCCCAAACGGCGTGTACGCCGCGTCCGCGGGCGTAAACGTCCCCCAGGTCACCGTGCCTCCCCCGGTGCGCGCCAGGAGGATCGTGTAGGAGCCAACGTCGAGCGGTCTGGTATCGGGGGCCGCCCCGCACGTCGCCGGCGGGGACGTGTGGGAGTTACAGGTCTGAGGCGACCCGTTCTTATCGTGGCTGCTGTCGAGGATGATTGTCAGGATCGTTGTCCCCGTCGCCCTCATCTTCGTGTTGTCGGTCGGATTATCCGAGAGGATCTTGATGTACTGAGCCGTCGCGGTCCCGGCGAAGCACGCCGAAATGAGCACCCCGAGAGCAACCAGTCGTACCGCGGCCTTCATGAATCCCTCCTCTGGCATTGGATGAATGGACCACTACGGTTGTAGAGGGAAAGTCGACGAGAATTTCGATGGGTGGAGATCGCGCCCCCCGGCAGGTATGCGCAGCCACAGGGACGCTTGAGGCGAAACAGTGAGCAACGGCGGGATCTCACTATCCTGTTGGCCGAGCGAGTTGAGAACCCTACGGTTTCATGAGACCGATCAATTTTAGCAGAAACACGGCCACAATTCAAGGCCCAGAAGCAGATACCCGTTACGTCGGCGTGGCCGCGCGCCGCCGGACCGACCGCCGGACCGCCTCCCCCTGCTCCCGTGTCCCGACCCCGCTGTCCGTGCCCGCCGAGCGCAACTGTCCGGTCGCGAAAAGCTCGGCCACCGACTCCTCGATCAACTCCCCCCCCTCTTTCTCCCCGATGTGCTCCAAGAGCATTTGCGCCGCGAGGATGGAGCCGATGGGCGACGCAACGTTCCTTCCCGCGTGCTTGGGGGCGGAGCCGTGGATCGGCTCGAACATGGAGACCCGGCCCGGGTGGATGTTCCCGGACGCGGCGATCCCCATGCCCCCCTGGATGGCTGCCCCCAGGTCGGTCAGGATGTCGCCGAACATGTTCGAGACCACGATGGTGTCGAAGCTTTCCGGGTCCTTGACCATCCACATGCACGCGGCGTCGATGTAGGCGTGCTCCCGGGCGATGTCGGGAAACTCGCGGCCGACCTCCTCGAACGCGCGCGTCCAGAGATCCATCGCCCCCACCGCGTTGGCCTTATCGACCAGCGTGAGCTTTCGCGCCTTCGCTCGGCGGCGGGCGAGGTCGAACGCATACCGGATCACGCGGTCCACGCCCTTCCGCGTGAAGATCATCTCCTGGACCGCGACCTCATCGGGCGTTCCCTTTTTCAGAAACCCTCCGATTCCCGCGTAGACGTCCTCGGTGTTCTCGCGGACCACCATCATGTCGATGTGCTCGGGGCCCTTTCCCTTGAGCGGACACAGGTCCGCGGCGAAGAGCTTGATCGGGCGGAGGTTGACATAGAGGTCGAGGCCGAACCGGATTCCGGAGATGATCGCCCTCTCCAGCAGCCCGATGGGGAGCCTCGGATCGCCGATCGCTCCGACGAGGATCGCGTCCTGGCCGCGCATCTCCTCGAGCGCCGTGGCGGGGAACGTTTCCTTGGTTCTGAGGTAGTGCTCCGCGCCGAAGGGATACGGGGTGAGCTCGAGGGGGAAGCCCCGAATTTCGGCGATCAGGCGGAGCGTCTCGACCGCCTCGGCTGTTACCTCGGGGCCGATCCCGTCTCCGGGTAGGATCGCGATCCGGTAGGACTTAGCCAATGCGGGCCCCCGCCCGGGCCTTCTTGAACGCCCGGACGAGATCCAGGAGCTCGCCGTCCTCGAAGACGGCCTCCCGCTGCTTCGCGAGCTTGAAGATATGCTCGACCAGCTTGGGTTCGGCCTCCTCGCCGTGCTCGACCAGCCAGCAGATCACGTTCGACTCCCCGCACATCGGGCCCACGTCGATCTGCTGCTTGAGGCCGAGCCAATCGGCGGGGACGCTGGAATAGACCCGGTCCGCGAGCCAGGCGTCCCCCTTTTTCCTCGCCTTGATCACCGCGGCGGCGTGAACGCCCGTCGCCGTTCGGAACGCATCGCGGCCCAGGGCAGGGTAGTTGTAGGGGAGCGGCACCCGGCAGGCACGCGATACGAGATCGCAATATTCCGGGAGCGCCGTCAGGTCGCTGTCGAGCCAGCCCAAGAGCTTCAAGTTCACGAGAATCAGATCGAGCGGCGCGTTCCCGACCCGCTCCCCGATGCCCAGGATCGTACCGTGCACGCGATCGGCGCCCGCGCTCAGGGCAGCGAGCGCATTCGCGACCGCCAGGTCGCGGTCGCGGTGGCCGTGCCAGTCCACACCGACTTTCTCTCCGGTGCCGTCCACCACCTCGCGCATGAACCGGACGACCCGCGCGGCACCTTCCGGCGTCGCGTGCCCGACCGTGTCGGAGACGCAGACGCGACGGGCGCCGCATTCGATCGCGGTGATGTAGAGCCTGCGCAGGATTTCCGGGCGGGCGCGGGTGGTGTCCTCCGTCACGTACATGACGGGAACGCCGTTCCGGACCGAGTACGTGACCGCCTCCTCGGTATGCCGGAGCATGCGCTCGAGGTCCCAATCCTCGGCATATTGGCGGATCGGGCTCGAGCCTATGAAGGTGGCCGCTTCGATCCTGAGACCGGTCTTCTGGGTGATCTCGATGATGGGATCGATATCGGCCTTGAGCGTCCGCGCGGCGCAGTAGGGCTCGATCGCAAGCTTCGCGCTCACGATCTCCTTTGCAAGGTGGAACGTGGCCTCCCTGGCCCGCGGGCCCGCCCCGGGCAGGCCGATGTCGTTTCCGTGCACTCCGATGCGGGCCTGGAGGTGGAGCGCGCGGATCTTGTCCGCGATCGGGGGATCGGTGACGGAGGGTGACTGGAGCCCATCCCGAAGGGTCTCGTCCACGACCTGGACGCGCCGGGGTGGGCGCCCTGGGACTCCATCCCCCACGTTCCAGTCGTAGATCAGATCCCGCTCGCTGGGGTGGCTCACGGAAGCGATTCTAGGACCGCGGCGATGCCCTGGCCTCCGCCAATGCAGGCTGTGGCCACGCCCCAGCGCTTCTTCCGGCGTCTCAGCTCGTAGAGAAGCGTCAGGATGAGCCGCGTCCCGGTCGCGCCGAGAGGATGCCCCAGCGCGATCGCCCCGCCGTTGACGTTCGTCTTCTCGCGCGGGTTCCCCAGCTCCTTCTCGACCGCGAGATACTGGCCGGCGAATGCCTCGTTGATCTCGAAGAGATCCACGTCATCGACGCTCAAGCCGACCTGCTTCAAAGCCGCGCGGGTCGCGGGGACCGGCCCGATCCCCATCACGTCCGGGTCCACGCCGGTCGCGGCCCAGGACGCGATCCGCCCGATGGGCTTCAGATCGCGCTTCTCGGCGTGCCGCGCGCTCGTGACGACGACCGCCGCGGCCCCGTCGACGATTCCGCTCGCGTTTCCCGCCGTGACGAAGCTCTCCTTGCCGAACGCGGGC
This sequence is a window from Candidatus Eisenbacteria bacterium. Protein-coding genes within it:
- a CDS encoding 2-isopropylmalate synthase translates to MGRGHSLHWRRPGHRRGPRIASVSHPSERDLIYDWNVGDGVPGRPPRRVQVVDETLRDGLQSPSVTDPPIADKIRALHLQARIGVHGNDIGLPGAGPRAREATFHLAKEIVSAKLAIEPYCAARTLKADIDPIIEITQKTGLRIEAATFIGSSPIRQYAEDWDLERMLRHTEEAVTYSVRNGVPVMYVTEDTTRARPEILRRLYITAIECGARRVCVSDTVGHATPEGAARVVRFMREVVDGTGEKVGVDWHGHRDRDLAVANALAALSAGADRVHGTILGIGERVGNAPLDLILVNLKLLGWLDSDLTALPEYCDLVSRACRVPLPYNYPALGRDAFRTATGVHAAAVIKARKKGDAWLADRVYSSVPADWLGLKQQIDVGPMCGESNVICWLVEHGEEAEPKLVEHIFKLAKQREAVFEDGELLDLVRAFKKARAGARIG
- a CDS encoding 3-isopropylmalate dehydrogenase, encoding MAKSYRIAILPGDGIGPEVTAEAVETLRLIAEIRGFPLELTPYPFGAEHYLRTKETFPATALEEMRGQDAILVGAIGDPRLPIGLLERAIISGIRFGLDLYVNLRPIKLFAADLCPLKGKGPEHIDMMVVRENTEDVYAGIGGFLKKGTPDEVAVQEMIFTRKGVDRVIRYAFDLARRRAKARKLTLVDKANAVGAMDLWTRAFEEVGREFPDIAREHAYIDAACMWMVKDPESFDTIVVSNMFGDILTDLGAAIQGGMGIAASGNIHPGRVSMFEPIHGSAPKHAGRNVASPIGSILAAQMLLEHIGEKEGGELIEESVAELFATGQLRSAGTDSGVGTREQGEAVRRSVRRRAATPT